The sequence TCGGTGAGCCTCAACCTCTCTCTGTATCACCAttgaatccaaatttttttctctctccactgGTTTGGGCATCTAGCTTTGGCAATCTAGTTGCACATGAGTTTCACATGAGCTCCATTAGTGAGTTTAAACGATAAAGTAACAGATGTATTGATTTggaaaatgtgtaaattttatgGAGTATATTGGCTAAATTAAAAGTCCAGGGGTGTAATGGCTACTATCCCAAAGTTTAGGGAATTTCTTGgcatttttctcatttaatcTTGAGCATTTTATAAATGGTGGAGGCCTAAAAGTATAgtgcaaaaataaatatgatggaagaagatgatgatatggaaggaaaaaaaaaaaaaggttaatactgtggtttttttttttctttaataataagATTTAATGCTTAAATCACTAATTTCTAGGAAGTAATAATGACATTACTATGAGTGTTTTTTGCCCTTTAGATCTAATAGTAATCAATGGTCCATAAAAAATGTAACTCTTGTGAAGTTGcaccaggtgtaacttaaacccatctctctctctctctctctctctctctctctctctctctctctctctctctctctatatatatatatatatatatatatatatatatatatatatatatatatatatatatatatatcactggTGCAAATTTACAACTATTATTTTGCATAGATTCATGcttaaacattttaaaatttttaactagACCAGGCCCTGTGTGATACAGTTAAGCAAGATAGTGTTGGGGGCGAAAAAGTTTTTCTTTCGAcaaatgagatttttgttggATTAGGGGCCTAAATCGAAACTCAACGATGGGTTTGATgcatggcccaaaggctatCGGTGAAGATCCAAagaatttattgtattttatgCATTGGGCCTAGATTGAGACTGACAAGAACGGCCCATAAACAATCCCTACAACATACACATCAGCATGGTAAAAAAACATACTATAAGAAATAGCCCAGTAGTAAAATGTTTATGCAGAAAATAACCCAGCGGTAAAGTGTTTCTGCAAAAAAAGTAACCCAATGGTAAATTATTTCTACAGAAAAGTAACCTAGTGGTAAAGTATTTTTGCAGAAAAGTGACCCAGCGGTGAAATGTCCCAGCAGTAAAGTAAGACGAAATAAACTTCCAACTAGGGGTGTGCGCGGTTCGGTAATGGCggttttttttccaaatttattaCCGAACCAATAGAGATCGGTTTTTTCATAATTGGTACCGATGCATACCGCCTAAGGTCGGTTTTTCGACCTATAGCGGTGCAGTTTTTTGCTGTACTGTTTAGTCAGTTTGGTcgatttgaaatattaaaaaaaaaaaccatttttttaataataaaaaatttgggctTTCAAGcccaatatcaatatatcaacctATTCAAGAAAAACATATTCCAAAACCTGTGCAAAAAATCTGTTCACATAATGatccaatttttttcatttaattcaccatgcaaaaatattttgaaattaccTCAATAAGAGTTCAACTCCCAAAATACTATCATGTAGCATATAATATCATTAGTGTCACTTTATGTGTCAGTGTCAATAACAATAAGCGTTAATATATCCACTTAATAACGTATTACAGAACCATTAGTCATTGTCCACAAATGCCAAAAGAAagatatacaaattaaattagcatTTAGGAAAAAGAATGCTAATTGCTTGTATCCCCAATAATAATCCCACCCATGAATACCTAAATAACTACCATTAGTGAAAAGTTAACTACCAATAACATGTACAGATATAATTAGCATATAGGCAAACGAATGTTAATTCTTGTAAGTCCTTTGTCTAGTAAATCTGTGTATTACGCATCATTCTAGAACTCCTACAAAATACtaaacaaatcaaaataaacatgtgttaataacaaaaaaacgTTTATGAATAAtagaatatttataattaacacAAACAAATGTATACTTACATAATACTAACTACTAACTAACTCCAAGCAAAGAGTAGCACATCACTCATCATCATCCAACACAACGGTGCTTGGATCCTCCTCCATAGGCATTGGGCAAACCGATGCAATTTCTACAATcccattcaaaataaaatgatttgtAAGTATtgagcaaataaataaacaattgatatatacaacaaacaaaatgaacatatatttACCAATGTCAATCTTAAAACCATCCATATCCTCCACATTATCTATGCACTCCCGAAGCTTTattggtctttttttctttgcatcctTCAACCAATTTTGGGTACAAATAAAGGCTTCAACTGTATTAGAAGATAGTGAACTACAGAACGAATCCAAAACACGCCCCCTGTACTAAAAGCATACTCGGATGCAACTGTAGAGACAGGAATAGCCAACACATCACGGGCAATTTGGGAAATGACTTGATATCTAGAAGAATTCATTTTCCACCACATCAAGATGTCAAAATCTTCCACATCAGGGTCCTTAGAAGATTCCAACAAATATCTATCCAACTCAGATTTGTTTTCCACACTGTTCTCATCCACCAAGTGTTGCTTAAACCtattattataacttttaatgCGATCAGACAATGAAGCATTACCAACACTTGGCATGGAGTCCCTAGACAATGAAGCACCACTACCACTAGAACTCGAAGCTCCATTTTGACCCACTCTCTCCACATACAACCTCTTCAATGCATCCCGAATCTTAAAGCTCATCTCATCCTCCTTGTCATTTTCATACCACTCCCTAAACCAAAACTTTACATACTTCAATCTATACCTTGGGTCAAgaacaacagcaacaaaaagCATCAAATTGATATTATCCATACTTCCCCAATACTTatcatacttttttttcatttctaccgCCATACTCTTTAAAAGTGGATCCCCATCAACACTACACAACTGTTGCAATTGATCTTCAATGCTAATTAGCTCATGGAAGTATGTATTAGAAGTGACAAACAATCACCCAGAAAATCTAAGTGTCGCCTCATAAAATATGCCAAGAAATTTCACAAAGGTCTTGACATTTTCCCAATCAAGATAGTTAGGAAGACCAATGGGCTTTTTCCCATTCCCATCCAattcacaaaaataaagtttgtaataCCCATCCTCCTCTTCCAACCTATCAAATGCTCTCACAAATTTCAAAGCACAATCTAACATGAGATAAGTGGAATTCCACCTTGTTGGCACATCAAGGGACAACAAACATTTGGCtttgattttctcattttcaacacATTCTTGAAACTTCTCAAACCTTGCGGGAGAAGCTCTCACATATCGCACCGCATTCCTAACTTTGGCAATTGATTCATGAATGGACTTCAACTCACTTTGCACTATCAAATTCAAGATTTGCGCACAACAACACATATGCATGAAATCACCACCCAATATGCtactatctctttcttttgttttcttcttcacataatCAATTGCCACATCATTAGAACTAACATTGTCCGTGGTGATTGTAAACAATCGGTCTATACCCCACTTCAACAAACATGACTCAACCGCTCTACCTATGGTGTCCCCTTTGTGATTAGCTATAGGgcaaaagtttaagattttcttttggtaaTTCCAATCTCCATCAATGAAGTGTGCGGTAACTACCATGTAGTTCAAGTTTTGTATGGATGTCCAAGTATCCGTTGTCACAAAAACCCATTGCCCAACAAAAGCTCCTCTCAAAATATCCACCTCACTAGAATAAATCTTCATACAAGCCCTTGCAATGGTAGTGCGATGGGGAATAGGAAACCTAGGCTCAACTATTTCCATAAATTCTTGGAAGCCTTGTCGCTCACAAATTTAAAAGGCAATTCATCAATGATGATCATCCTTGCCAATGCCAACCTTATCTTCTCTTCACTATAGTTTGCAACCACTAACACATTTGAACCACTTTCCCCTTCTCTCTTCGCTTGGAAAGACAAAGTTTTTTGCTTATCATCACAGGGAAAAGACCACTTCTTACACGCCTTCATGTGTTGCAACATGCCTGAAGTACCATTTTTCTTACCATGacatttatattgatttttacaatatttgcaTTGAGACCTAGGATTATTGGGATCAAAACCAGCCAACTTAATGAAGTGCTGCCATACTATAGACGAGTCTTTACCACCTTGTTTAAGTGATAGTGGGGGAAGTGATGCACCAAGTCCAATTGGTGCTGCAGGTTCAGGTGGGTTAGGGTTAGCACTACCAGGACTAGGAGGAGGTGAGTTATGGTCCCCAGGTGCACCAAATCCAGGTGGAGCATTGACatccatttaataaaaaaatttccaaccaacaaaaaaacaaagtttccaCAACAATATTAGATTATAATTTTTCCAGCAAATGCAGTATCAAATAACTCACTCTCAATCAATGAATGTCACAACCAGATTCAATAATAGCAATAACTAAtcaatttagttacaaaaatgCAACAATAAGAGACTAACAATCATTAATCATTACTCAACAATTCATGTCACTA comes from Castanea sativa cultivar Marrone di Chiusa Pesio chromosome 3, ASM4071231v1 and encodes:
- the LOC142629255 gene encoding zinc finger BED domain-containing protein RICESLEEPER 1-like, encoding MAVEMKKKYDKYWGSMDNINLMLFVAVVLDPRYRLKYVKFWFREWYENDKEDEMSFKIRDALKRLYVERVGQNGASSSSGSGASLSRDSMPSVGNASLSDRIKSYNNRFKQHLVDENSVENKSELDRYLLESSKDPDVEDFDILMWWKMNSSRYQVISQIARDVLAIPVSTVASEYAFIEAFICTQNWLKDAKKKRPIKLRECIDNVEDMDGFKIDIEIASVCPMPMEEDPSTVVLDDDE